Proteins from a genomic interval of Hippocampus zosterae strain Florida chromosome 14, ASM2543408v3, whole genome shotgun sequence:
- the LOC127615148 gene encoding sialoadhesin-like has protein sequence MERCAVIFLVLASLMAASQCVDRHFEVTTQSPSIKEGSCIELNLTSTSKLPILPTNWFWMKDAHRSAPRDNFNGSVILSSDAKARPVHPDFVGRAKSQDSLWPAGTKLMVLMCNATKSDSGKYSFVYELTEGERSLWAEASAVVTVEDNPCPVRISPQETLEEHQTISVMCMTSKTCHSEPQLLDHNLLTPPNGVHHIQHVAWARVEVDWQNDSQTFMCQTQGNTDKYLRAYITLDIKYSPKNVHLNLPEGVTYFQEGDNMTLICTAKGNPRPSLEWFRNGTKLPVKGATLTVQSVSSQHDGRYKCVATNRLGTESHVIAVNIKYPSTVEVRSSRTKFKQGEAMTLLCQVNKRGNPRPDSFTWHKDDRPVASRQNLTVASVQPEDMGRYTCAAFNAGFKDMKATSAELLIDVEYRPRETSLSIMGSSSAMVKAGASVLLRCAADANPKPDEYDWSLLSQDGRSWDKLSNGSEEQFLVGQVWPSDRRCYSCRAINQVGVGEDSPPLCIQVMHRPTNLLLSMPDKVTEGDQVSVRCSVESFPLSDMILTKTSVDQSSMRSLTNQLDERTQYNLLTFGFVATREDAGVYTCTAANSEGSESAQKTLEVTYAPRYALVKADPSPEVAKSTSLTLRCVADSNPPIHSVTWWKADQNVNRGQTLTLSSVALADAGVYACTAANELGLARSAPVEVKVHNGPSEPVLCMTTKVTEGERVNMLCSVESDPLSTLTLTRQSTVWAPVWPGASSRGNAVQNNMLSHTFKATSADGGVYTCEADNGLGRRSTQKTLKVTYAPKNVKVRAEPSLSVMENEMVTLQCDADSDPPVESVIWWKVNGTGSHNLSRGHNLTIASVTPAETGFYACTATNEVGSERSPSVEIDISS, from the exons ATGGAGCGTTGCGCGGTGATTTTCCTTGTGTTGGCGTCTCTCATGGCAG CCTCTCAATGTGTCGACCGGCACTTTGAGGTCACAACCCAAAGCCCGTCCATTAAGGAAGGCTCCTGCATCGAACTGAACCTAACGTCTACGAGCAAACTCCCCATCTTGCCGACCAACTGGTTTTGGATGAAAGACGCACACCGGAGCGCCCCGCGGGACAACTTCAACGGCAGCGTCATTCTCAGCTCCGACGCAAAAGCGCGGCCCGTCCACCCGGACTTTGTGGGTCGCGCAAAAAGTCAGGACTCACTATGGCCTGCCGGAACTAAACTGATGGTGCTGATGTGCAACGCCACGAAAAGTGACAGCGGGAAATACAGTTTTGTATACGAGTTGACCGAAGGCGAGCGCTCGCTGTGGGCGGAGGCTTCTGCTGTTGTCACCGTGGAAG ACAATCCCTGCCCCGTCCGAATAAGTCCACAGGAGACGCTTGAAGAACACCAGACCATCAGTGTGATGTGCATGACCTCCAAGACGTGTCACTCAGAACCGCAATTACTCGATCACAATCTTCTGACTCCGCCCAATGGCGTGCATCATATTCAGCATGTGGCCTGGGCCCGTGTTGAGGTCGATTGGCAGAATGATAGCCAGACGTTCATGTGCCAGACGCAGGGAAACACCGACAAGTATTTGAGGGCGTACATCACTTTAGATATAAAAT ACAGCCCCAAAAATGTTCATCTAAACCTCCCCGAAGGCGTCACGTACTTCCAAGAAGGAGACAACATGACCTTGATCTGCACCGCCAAGGGCAACCCCCGCCCCAGCTTAGAGTGGTTTCGAAATGGCACAAAGTTGCCGGTGAAAGGGGCCACCTTGACTGTCCAGTCCGTCAGCAGCCAGCACGACGGACGCTACAAGTGCGTTGCCACAAACCGACTGGGAACAGAGTCGCACGTTATTGCCGTCAACATCAAAT ACCCTTCGACCGTCGAGGTCCGTTCTTCCCGGACCAAGTTCAAGCAAGGCGAGGCCATGACACTGTTGTGTCAGGTGAATAAGAGAGGCAACCCCCGGCCCGATAGCTTCACGTGGCACAAAGACGACAGACCGGTGGCGTCGCGGCAAAATTTGACGGTGGCGTCGGTGCAGCCCGAGGACATGGGACGGTACACGTGCGCCGCCTTCAACGCGGGCTTCAAAGACATGAAAGCGACTTCGGCCGAGCTTCTCATTGACGTGGAAT ACCGGCCGCGCGAAACCAGCCTTTCCATCATGGGCTCAAGCAGCGCCATGGTCAAAGCGGGCGCTTCGGTCCTGTTGCGGTGCGCCGCCGACGCCAACCCCAAGCCTGACGAGTATGATTGGTCGCTGCTCAGCCAAGACGGGCGCTCATGGGATAAGTTGTCCAATGGCAGCGAGGAACAGTTTCTGGTAGGCCAGGTGTGGCCGAGCGACCGCCGGTGCTACTCGTGCCGCGCCATCAACCAAGTTGGTGTCGGCGAAGACAGTCCACCGCTGTGCATCCAAGTCATGC ACCGTCCGACAAACCTGCTGCTGTCCATGCCCGACAAGGTCACCGAAGGCGACCAGGTTTCCGTGCGCTGCTCTGTGGAAAGCTTCCCGCTCTCCGACATGATTTTGACCAAGACGTCCGTCGACCAGTCATCCATGCGCTCTCTCACGAATCAACTCGACGAGAGGACGCAATACAATCTCCTGACCTTCGGCTTTGTAGCCACCAGGGAAGACGCAGGAGTTTACACCTGCACGGCTGCCAACAGCGAAGGAAGCGAAAGCGCGCAGAAGACTTTGGAAGTCACGT ATGCTCCCAGATACGCGTTGGTGAAAGCGGATCCGTCCCCGGAGGTCGCCAAAAGCACGTCGTTGACGCTGCGCTGCGTCGCCGACTCGAACCCGCCCATCCATTCGGTGACATGGTGGAAGGCGGACCAAAATGTGAACCGGGGACAAACCTTGACCTTGTCGTCGGTGGCGCTTGCCGACGCCGGCGTCTACGCTTGCACGGCCGCCAACGAGTTGGGCTTGGCGAGGTCGGCCCCGGTCGAGGTCAAGGTCCACA acGGTCCATCCGAACCGGTGCTTTGCATGACGACCAAAGTGACCGAAGGCGAGCGGGTCAACATGCTCTGCTCGGTGGAAAGCGACCCGCTCTCCACCCTCACCCTGACCAGGCAGTCAACCGTTTGGGCGCCCGTGTGGCCCGGCGCCAGTTCCCGTGGCAACGCCGTCCAAAACAACATGTTGTCCCACACCTTCAAAGCCACCTCGGCGGACGGCGGCGTTTACACGTGCGAGGCCGACAACGGCTTGGGAAGACGGAGCACGCAAAAGACTTTGAAAGTCACGT ATGCTCCCAAAAACGTGAAAGTGAGagccgagccttctctgtcggtGATGGAAAACGAGATGGTGACGCTGCAGTGCGACGCCGACTCGGACCCGCCCGTCGAGTCGGTGATATGGTGGAAAGTGAACGGCACAGGGTCCCACAATTTATCCCGCGGTCATAATTTGACCATCGCGTCCGTCACGCCCGCCGAGACGGGCTTCTACGCCTGTACGGCCACCAATGAGGTGGGCTCGGAGAGATCGCCTTCGGTGGAGATCGACATCAGCAGTTGA
- the LOC127614336 gene encoding claudin-11-like, with product MMGIYRVLRLVGGYFLGLLGLMGILVATASRGWVRVCKFGPPETCYMDPVVITEGLWDICVYAEDNVTDYLCKPLDKTPVYIWMSQRLMIASSILNMVALAMAIVYLLAGTFCRQRCQGGINTFAIAGAVFMLSAGLCGLTATVWYYVAVNNEGQLMETCNALRFGWVGVGASLLTGGGWLVSFLQPPPFTT from the exons ATGATGGGAATTTATCGTGTGCTGCGGCTGGTTGGCGGCTATTTTCTGGGCCTCCTGGGCTTGATGGGAATCTTGGTCGCCACGGCCTCCCGAGGCTGGGTGCGCGTCTGCAAGTTCGGTCCCCCGGAAACCTGCTACATGGACCCCGTAGTGATTACGGAGGGCCTCTGGGATATCTGCGTGTATGCTGAAGACAATGTGACCGATTACTTGTGCAAGCCCTTGGACAAAACTCCAG TCTACATTTGGATGAGTCAACGCCTGATGATCGCAAGTTCCATTTTGAACATGGTGGCCTTGGCGATGGCGATTGTCTACTTGCTGGCCGGGACCTTTTGTCGTCAGCGTTGCCAGGGTGGCATCAACACGTTCGCCATCGCTGGCGCAGTCTTCATGCTCAGCGCTG GGCTGTGCGGGCTGACGGCCACCGTGTGGTACTACGTGGCTGTGAACAATGAGGGACAGCTGATGGAGACCTGTAACGCGCTGCGcttcgggtgggtgggtgtCGGCGCGTCACTTTTGACCGGCGGTGGTTGGTTGGTATCGTTCTTACAGCCTCCACCTTTTACAACATGA
- the LOC127614329 gene encoding claudin-11-like — protein sequence MAKFCGLLCGLALGLLGWMGILLATASNDWLVLCRHSQLATCRMFDIVRTKGPWAECSSSVSNGMQTCLPFQIFDLPVYAHVTRALMVTASIVGLVAVVMVAVSLPCIRLGSGAQTSKNKSAAAGGVLLLAAGFCGLISTVWFFISENLNEQVMSFGFALYAGWVGAVLCLLAGVILTCCSSPTPPSRPYQDNGRVYFSKMAAESAPSAAAPTPAAASASSKHTKSVHV from the exons ATGGCCAAGTTTTGCGGGCTGCTGTGCGGTTTGGCGCTGGGCCTCCTGGGCTGGATGGGCATCTTGCTTGCCACCGCCAGCAACGACTGGCTGGTCCTGTGCCGGCACAGTCAACTGGCCACCTGCAGGATGTTCGACATCGTGAGGACCAAAGGCCCCTGGGCCGAATGTTCCTCCAGCGTCTCCAACGGCATGCAAACTTGCTTACCTTTCCAGATTTTTGACCTGCCCG TTTACGCCCACGTGACCCGCGCCCTGATGGTCACGGCTTCCATCGTGGGCTTGGTTGCCGTGGTGATGGTTGCCGTGTCGCTGCCCTGCATCCGCCTGGGTAGCGGCGCCCAGACTTCCAAGAACAAGAGCGCCGCCGCTGGCGGAGTCCTCCTGCTCGCTGCCG GTTTCTGCGGGCTGATTTCGACGGTGTGGTTCTTCATCAGCGAGAACCTGAACGAGCAGGTGATGTCCTTCGGCTTTGCGCTGTACGCCGGCTGGGTGGGCGCGGTCTTGTGCCTTTTGGCTGGCGTCATCCTGACCTGCTGCTCCTCGCCAACGCCGCCGTCCCGCCCGTACCAGGACAACGGCAGAGTCtacttttccaagatggcggcggagagcgcgccgagcgccgccgcccccacccccgccgccgCGTCGGCCTCCTCGAAGCACACCAAGAGCGTCCACGTCTGA